Genomic window (Bosea vaviloviae):
CGCCTCTCGGCGGGGTCCCCGTCGACCTGTCGTGTACATCCGACGATCAGGCCAAGGGCGTTTTGGCATCCGTTCATGACCGCCCGATGACGAGCGGAACGGGCCATCGCATCTCAGGCCGGGATGCGTTCCTCGACGTCCATCGGCTCGCGCAGCACATAGCCGCGGCCCCAGACGGTCTCGATGTAGTTCTTGCCATCCGACGCATTGGCGAGCTTCTTGCGCAGCTTGCAGATAAACACGTCGATGATCTTGAGTTCGGGCTCGTCCATACCGCCATAGAGATGGTTCAGGAACATCTCCTTGGTCAGCGTCGTGCCCTTGCGGAGCGAGAGCAGCTCCAGCATCTGGTATTCCTTGCCGGTGAGGTGGACGCGCGCGGCGTCGACTTCCACGGTCTTGGTGTCGAGATTGACCACGAGGTCGCCCGTCGTGATGACCGACTGGGCATGGCCCTTCGAGCGGCGCACGATCGCGTGAATCCGCGCGACGAGCTCGTCCTTGTGGAAGGGCTTGGTCAGATAGTCGTCGGCGCCGAAGCCGAGACCCTTCACCTTATCCTCGATGCCGGCGAGGCCGGACAGAATCAGGATGGGCGTCTTCACCTTGGCGACACGCAGAGAGCGTAGAACCTCGTATCCCGACATGTCGGGCAGGTTCAGGTCGAGCAGGATGATGTCGTAGTCGTAGAGCTTGCCGAGATCGACGCCTTCCTCACCCAGATCGGTGGTGTAGACGTTGAAGCTCTCCGATTTGAGCATCAGCTCGATGCTTTGAGCGGTTGCGCTATCGTCCTCGATCAGCAGAACCCGCATGTCACGTCCCCAATTCCGCCCGCAGGCAAGCTGATCGTTCTTCTCATCCGGGCCCCCGCGGCTCAGGACGATGACGTGCTTGCCCGATGAAACGCCACGCGACACGCTACGGAGAAATGGTTAACAAACCGTGATTCCCGAGCGCAA
Coding sequences:
- the ctrA gene encoding response regulator transcription factor CtrA; its protein translation is MRVLLIEDDSATAQSIELMLKSESFNVYTTDLGEEGVDLGKLYDYDIILLDLNLPDMSGYEVLRSLRVAKVKTPILILSGLAGIEDKVKGLGFGADDYLTKPFHKDELVARIHAIVRRSKGHAQSVITTGDLVVNLDTKTVEVDAARVHLTGKEYQMLELLSLRKGTTLTKEMFLNHLYGGMDEPELKIIDVFICKLRKKLANASDGKNYIETVWGRGYVLREPMDVEERIPA